The Saccharothrix violaceirubra genome segment GCCCAGCTCCTCGGCGAGTTCGCGTCGGGCGCACTCGTCCGGGGTCTCGCCGGCGGCCACCACGCCGCCGCACATGGGGTCGTAGAGGCCCGGGTAGACGTCCTTCGTGTCGGTGCGCCGGTGCACGAAGATCCGCCGGCCGTCCCGGGACAGCACGACGATCGCCGCGCACGCGTGCCACAGTCCCTCCGCGCGGACCCTGGCCCGCGACGCCGACCCGGCCGGGGTCCCGTCGGGGCCGAACAGCGCCACGTCCTCGCCGGTGTCTCCCACGGGGAGATCCTCCTCAGGTCGTACCCGCGGTGCTACCGCGGGGCGACGACCGCCGACGACCGCGCTCCCTAACTTCGGTGACCTCGTAGTCATCAGGAGGAGTCGTGCCCACATCCCTGCGGCTCGCGGTCGCCGAGTTCCGCGAG includes the following:
- a CDS encoding NUDIX hydrolase, which produces MGDTGEDVALFGPDGTPAGSASRARVRAEGLWHACAAIVVLSRDGRRIFVHRRTDTKDVYPGLYDPMCGGVVAAGETPDECARRELAEELGVREVPVPLFTNSFVDGTIRYFASVYVVRTDGPFTLQPEEVAWGGWLTVDEVRARVEDPDWPVVPDGRALIREWFRWVSSSR